The proteins below come from a single Mucilaginibacter mali genomic window:
- a CDS encoding DedA family protein: MEIIKHLIDFILHIDKHLADIISQYHTLTYLILFIIIFAETGFVVTPFLPGDSLLFAAGALIAAGNTGLNIYLLALILIVAAFVGNTVNYMLGSYLGPKVFKENNKVLKLDYYLQTKAFFDKHGGKAVIFSRFVPIIRTIAPFVAGVGRMPFLRYSIYNIVGGASWIIIFLFAGYWLGTVPFFKEHFSLVGIAIILVSVIPAFIAAFKSRKKVA, encoded by the coding sequence TTGGAGATCATTAAACACCTCATCGATTTTATCCTGCACATTGATAAGCATTTGGCGGATATCATCAGCCAGTATCATACGCTAACCTACCTGATACTGTTCATAATTATTTTTGCCGAAACCGGCTTTGTGGTTACCCCGTTCCTGCCCGGCGATTCCTTACTGTTCGCGGCTGGTGCATTGATCGCGGCCGGTAACACAGGTTTGAATATTTACCTGCTGGCGTTAATATTAATAGTAGCGGCCTTCGTGGGTAATACGGTTAACTATATGTTGGGCAGTTACCTTGGCCCAAAGGTATTTAAAGAAAATAACAAAGTATTAAAACTGGATTACTACCTGCAAACCAAAGCCTTTTTTGATAAACATGGCGGTAAAGCGGTTATCTTCAGCAGGTTTGTACCTATCATCCGCACCATCGCCCCATTTGTGGCTGGTGTGGGCCGTATGCCATTTTTACGCTATAGCATTTACAACATTGTTGGCGGCGCATCGTGGATCATTATATTCCTGTTTGCGGGTTACTGGTTGGGGACAGTACCTTTCTTTAAAGAGCATTTCTCGCTGGTGGGTATCGCTATCATCCTGGTATCGGTTATACCGGCATTTATAGCGGCGTTTAAAAGCAGGAAGAAGGTGGCGTAA
- the murB gene encoding UDP-N-acetylmuramate dehydrogenase: MLQIQQNVSLKNFNSFAIEASARYFAEISHEDELVELFMDPQWMAMPRLIMGGGSNMLLLNNYDGLVIRMNIRGIEHRISHNDVFVEAGAGEVWNDLVNYAVTHGYAGLENLSLIPGSVGASPIQNIGAYGVELKDVFESCRAFELSTGKFKTFNKADCGFGYRESVFKSELKGQYIIVSVKFHLSLIPNVNLRYGAIEQELINRGITQPTIKDVSSVVSHIRVSKLPDPSTIGNAGSFFKNPVIAADVFAGIQQKFPDVVNYPAGDGMVKLAAGWLIEQCGWKGKTIGHTGTWKNQALVLVNHGGATGTEIYALSSQIIDSVYTKFGVSLEREVNIIN, translated from the coding sequence ATGCTGCAAATCCAACAGAACGTATCCTTAAAAAACTTCAACTCTTTCGCTATCGAAGCATCGGCCCGCTATTTTGCCGAGATCAGTCACGAGGACGAGTTGGTGGAACTGTTTATGGATCCGCAATGGATGGCTATGCCGCGGCTAATAATGGGTGGCGGCAGCAATATGCTGTTGCTGAACAATTACGATGGCTTGGTGATCCGCATGAATATCCGCGGCATCGAACACCGCATTAGCCACAACGATGTTTTTGTAGAAGCCGGCGCCGGCGAGGTATGGAACGATTTGGTGAATTATGCCGTAACCCACGGTTATGCCGGGCTGGAAAACCTGAGCCTGATACCCGGTTCGGTAGGCGCGTCCCCAATCCAAAACATTGGCGCTTATGGTGTAGAGTTAAAAGATGTGTTTGAAAGCTGCCGTGCTTTTGAGCTAAGCACGGGCAAATTTAAAACATTCAACAAGGCCGATTGCGGCTTCGGTTATCGCGAAAGCGTTTTTAAAAGCGAATTGAAAGGACAGTATATTATTGTATCGGTAAAATTCCATTTGTCGCTTATCCCTAACGTTAACCTGCGTTACGGCGCTATCGAACAGGAACTGATTAACCGTGGCATTACCCAACCTACTATTAAAGATGTATCATCGGTAGTGTCGCACATCCGTGTATCTAAATTGCCTGATCCATCCACTATAGGCAACGCGGGCAGCTTCTTCAAAAACCCGGTGATAGCTGCTGATGTGTTTGCCGGCATCCAACAAAAATTCCCTGATGTGGTTAATTATCCCGCAGGCGATGGAATGGTAAAACTGGCCGCTGGCTGGCTGATAGAACAATGCGGCTGGAAGGGCAAAACAATTGGCCATACCGGTACATGGAAGAACCAGGCATTGGTTTTAGTGAACCATGGCGGCGCCACGGGTACAGAAATTTATGCACTGTCGTCGCAAATCATAGACAGTGTGTACACTAAATTTGGCGTTTCGCTGGAACGCGAAGTAAATATTATTAATTAA
- a CDS encoding RNA polymerase sigma factor produces MTKIEFNTLVLRQASSLRSYALHFTHDADDANDLVQDTMLKAITYYNKFKEGTNLKGWLYTIMKNTFINNYRRFVKMSTFVTKSEEISSANLVFSSTKNQGESKFVMDDIKRSLDKLPEDYYVPFTMYFEGHKYHEIADHLSIPIGTVKTRIHVARKILKKSLKAYDNGIKKPVYAEMD; encoded by the coding sequence ATGACAAAGATCGAATTTAACACCTTGGTATTACGTCAGGCAAGTTCCCTACGTTCTTACGCCTTACATTTTACGCACGACGCGGATGACGCTAACGACCTTGTACAGGATACAATGTTAAAGGCGATAACTTACTATAACAAGTTTAAAGAAGGCACCAATCTTAAAGGCTGGTTGTACACCATTATGAAAAATACGTTCATAAACAACTACCGCCGCTTTGTAAAGATGAGCACCTTTGTAACCAAATCTGAAGAGATCTCATCGGCCAACCTGGTATTCAGCTCTACTAAAAACCAGGGCGAATCGAAATTTGTAATGGACGATATCAAACGCTCTTTAGATAAACTTCCCGAAGATTACTACGTGCCATTTACCATGTACTTCGAGGGCCATAAATACCACGAGATAGCCGACCATCTGTCTATCCCTATTGGCACCGTAAAAACACGCATCCACGTGGCCCGCAAAATTTTAAAGAAAAGCCTTAAAGCATACGATAACGGCATCAAAAAGCCGGTATATGCCGAAATGGATTAA
- the rny gene encoding ribonuclease Y gives MTTILYVIIGLLMGVPTGIVIGRFLLRKLFKDQEVAAQTKVKKILKDAENDAEILKKNRMLEAKEKFLQLKAEHEQEINAKNNTMNQRENTLKQKEQSVNQRMENFNRKESELDNVRKNLEKQTEAAVKKQEEVEALKNQHVQQLETIAGISAEEAKNQLVDNLREEARTKAMMQIKDIVDEAKMTATKEAKKVVIQTIQRTATESAIENTVSIFNIENDEIKGRIIGREGRNIRALEAATGIEIIVDDTPEAIILSGFDPVRREIARLAMHRLVTDGRIHPARIEEIVAKTKKQIEEEIVEIGERTVIDLGIHGLHPELIRMVGRMRYRSSYGQNLLQHSREVANFCATMAAELGLNVKMAKRAGLLHDIGKVPDDNPELPHAILGMQLAEKYKEHPEVCNAIGAHHDEIEMTSMISPIIQACDAISGARPGARREVVESYIKRLKELEELAMSYPGVEKTFAIQAGRELRVVVESEKISDAQSEVLAADISNRIQTEMTYPGQIKVTVIRETRSVAYAK, from the coding sequence ATGACCACTATATTATATGTAATTATCGGCCTGCTGATGGGCGTCCCAACGGGGATCGTCATCGGGCGCTTCCTGCTCAGGAAGCTATTTAAAGACCAGGAAGTAGCCGCGCAAACCAAGGTGAAAAAAATACTGAAAGATGCTGAGAACGATGCCGAGATACTGAAAAAGAACCGCATGCTGGAAGCCAAAGAGAAATTTTTGCAGCTGAAAGCCGAGCATGAGCAGGAGATAAACGCGAAGAACAATACCATGAACCAGCGCGAGAATACACTGAAGCAGAAAGAGCAATCGGTTAACCAGCGCATGGAGAACTTTAACCGTAAAGAGAGCGAACTGGATAATGTGCGCAAAAACCTGGAAAAACAAACCGAAGCCGCCGTTAAAAAGCAGGAAGAAGTAGAAGCGCTAAAAAATCAACACGTACAGCAACTGGAAACCATTGCCGGTATATCTGCCGAAGAAGCCAAGAACCAGCTGGTAGATAACCTGCGCGAAGAGGCCCGCACCAAAGCCATGATGCAGATAAAAGACATTGTGGACGAGGCTAAAATGACCGCTACTAAAGAGGCTAAAAAAGTAGTTATCCAAACCATACAGCGTACCGCTACCGAAAGCGCTATCGAGAATACGGTATCGATCTTCAACATCGAAAATGATGAGATAAAAGGCCGTATCATCGGTCGCGAGGGGCGTAATATCCGCGCTTTGGAAGCCGCTACCGGTATCGAGATCATTGTGGATGACACCCCTGAGGCGATCATCCTTTCGGGCTTCGACCCGGTTAGGCGCGAGATTGCCCGCCTGGCTATGCACCGCCTGGTAACCGACGGCCGTATCCACCCGGCACGTATCGAAGAAATTGTTGCCAAAACCAAAAAGCAAATAGAGGAAGAGATTGTTGAGATAGGCGAACGTACTGTTATCGACCTGGGTATCCACGGCTTGCACCCCGAACTGATCAGGATGGTGGGGCGTATGCGTTACCGTTCATCGTACGGGCAAAATCTGCTGCAGCACTCGCGCGAGGTAGCCAACTTCTGCGCCACCATGGCTGCCGAACTGGGCTTGAACGTAAAGATGGCGAAACGCGCAGGCTTATTACACGATATTGGTAAAGTGCCTGATGATAACCCCGAGCTGCCGCACGCTATTTTGGGTATGCAACTGGCTGAAAAATATAAGGAACACCCCGAAGTGTGCAACGCCATTGGCGCCCACCACGATGAGATAGAAATGACCAGCATGATATCGCCTATCATCCAGGCTTGCGATGCGATTTCGGGCGCACGCCCGGGTGCACGCCGCGAGGTGGTAGAAAGCTATATCAAACGTTTGAAAGAACTGGAAGAACTGGCGATGAGCTACCCCGGTGTAGAAAAAACCTTCGCTATACAGGCTGGCCGCGAGCTGCGTGTAGTAGTAGAGAGCGAGAAGATAAGCGATGCCCAGTCTGAAGTACTGGCGGCTGATATCTCTAACCGCATCCAAACCGAAATGACTTACCCGGGCCAGATCAAAGTAACTGTGATCAGGGAAACCCGTTCGGTGGCTTACGCTAAGTAA
- the rpsT gene encoding 30S ribosomal protein S20, which yields MANHKSSLKRIRANAAKRLRNRYQAKTTRNAIKKLRGTTDKATAAPLLSKVISMLDRLAKKNVIHKNKASNNKSKLTKFVNNLK from the coding sequence ATGGCAAATCATAAATCATCATTAAAAAGGATCAGAGCAAACGCTGCGAAGCGCTTACGCAACAGGTACCAGGCTAAAACCACCAGGAACGCGATCAAAAAATTAAGGGGTACTACTGACAAAGCAACTGCTGCGCCTCTTTTATCGAAAGTGATCTCGATGCTTGACCGTTTAGCTAAAAAGAACGTTATTCACAAGAACAAAGCTTCGAATAACAAATCAAAACTGACTAAATTTGTAAATAACCTTAAATAA
- a CDS encoding TMEM175 family protein: MVRKKPGPHKKQPIEWRSHEPNRLETFSDAVFAFALTLIIVSIEVPRTFNELFETLKGGLSFAACFAMLFLIWNSQNVFFRRYGLNDPVTVTLNGILLFVVLIYVYPMKFLSQLLFTGGTYTHNGEKIKMIGTDQTCTLMIIYSIGYSVIYLLFFLMYLNARKQSEHLELTSKEAFETNTIAYINLISALIGVVVILIALMLPQGYNGLSGFFYFLIPISYSVWFSYRGKKGRLLFGE; the protein is encoded by the coding sequence ATGGTACGTAAAAAGCCAGGCCCGCACAAAAAGCAACCCATTGAATGGCGCAGCCACGAACCCAACAGGCTGGAAACCTTTAGCGACGCGGTTTTCGCTTTCGCGCTTACGCTCATCATCGTTTCTATCGAGGTGCCCCGTACTTTTAACGAGTTGTTTGAAACCCTAAAGGGCGGGCTCAGCTTTGCGGCCTGCTTTGCTATGCTTTTTCTGATATGGAATAGTCAGAACGTTTTCTTCCGCCGTTATGGTTTAAATGATCCGGTTACGGTTACGCTAAACGGGATCCTGCTTTTTGTGGTGTTGATTTACGTTTATCCCATGAAGTTTTTATCGCAACTACTGTTTACAGGCGGCACCTATACGCATAACGGCGAAAAGATCAAAATGATAGGTACCGACCAAACCTGCACGCTGATGATCATCTACAGTATTGGCTATAGCGTTATTTACCTGTTGTTCTTCCTGATGTATTTAAATGCCCGCAAGCAATCCGAACATTTGGAGTTAACCTCTAAAGAGGCTTTTGAGACCAATACCATCGCTTATATCAACCTGATCAGCGCGCTGATTGGTGTTGTAGTTATATTGATTGCCCTGATGTTGCCACAAGGCTATAATGGCCTGTCAGGCTTTTTCTATTTCCTGATACCGATCAGCTATTCGGTTTGGTTTAGTTACCGGGGTAAAAAGGGGCGGTTGTTATTTGGGGAGTAG
- a CDS encoding zinc dependent phospholipase C family protein, producing the protein MNRFFITFICIALLLVCSSWGFFAHHRINRLAVFTLPKGMTGFYQSNIDYLTEHAVDPDKRRYVDSLEAPRHFLDADHYGKQPFTRLPQNWYDAVKKYSVDTLDKYGTVPWVIQYHYYWLVKAFKAHDTSAILKTSANIGHYIADAHVPLHLTVNYDGQLTNQTGLHALWESRLPELFSDKYNLYAGPAKYIDNPLTEAFKICRESFRCTDSVLILERKLNAAFPPDKKYEMTMRGKRKVKDYSEAYSAAYHKMLNGMVRRRIQAAILSTGSFWYSAWVDAGQPDLNKLIDKPLTTEQKQQLMQEMALYKSGKLLVLTNH; encoded by the coding sequence ATGAATAGATTTTTTATCACTTTTATTTGCATAGCGCTGCTGCTGGTCTGCTCATCCTGGGGCTTTTTCGCGCATCACCGTATTAACAGGCTGGCTGTTTTTACGTTACCAAAAGGCATGACGGGCTTTTATCAAAGTAATATCGATTACCTGACCGAGCACGCAGTAGATCCCGATAAACGCCGGTATGTAGATTCGCTGGAGGCGCCCCGCCATTTCCTTGATGCCGATCATTACGGCAAGCAGCCATTTACCCGCCTGCCGCAAAACTGGTACGATGCGGTGAAGAAGTACTCGGTTGATACCCTTGATAAATATGGCACGGTCCCATGGGTTATTCAATATCATTATTACTGGCTGGTAAAAGCATTTAAAGCGCACGATACATCGGCCATCCTGAAGACATCGGCTAACATCGGCCACTATATTGCCGACGCGCATGTGCCTCTGCATCTCACTGTTAACTACGATGGGCAACTGACCAATCAAACCGGCCTGCATGCCCTTTGGGAAAGCCGCCTGCCCGAATTATTCAGCGATAAATATAACCTGTATGCGGGCCCGGCTAAGTATATCGATAACCCGCTGACCGAAGCTTTTAAAATTTGCCGCGAATCATTCCGCTGTACCGATTCTGTGCTTATACTGGAGCGAAAACTAAACGCGGCCTTCCCGCCCGATAAAAAATATGAAATGACCATGCGCGGCAAGCGTAAGGTTAAAGATTATTCGGAAGCGTATAGTGCTGCCTATCACAAAATGCTGAACGGTATGGTGCGCCGCCGTATACAGGCCGCGATATTATCGACAGGTAGTTTTTGGTATTCGGCCTGGGTGGATGCCGGTCAGCCTGATCTGAATAAATTGATAGATAAACCGCTCACCACCGAACAAAAACAGCAGTTGATGCAGGAAATGGCTTTATATAAAAGCGGGAAATTATTAGTTTTGACTAACCATTAA
- a CDS encoding restriction endonuclease: protein MKGPEFLKYINPVLTILQSNGGAGDSSDVIEQVIDKLQITEAEMEETTSNGQSRVRNQIQWARFYLFKAGLIDNAQRGLWRLTNKGLDKKLNNDDVYKLFKGVQDSVKKASPAKPQKEEPKFENISTEDEEHSSSLIAIIQNLSSSGFEKLCKRLLTEIGINEITITGGSGDQGIDGKGIVKLNDVVSLNIVFQCKRYKETVSPHHVRDFRGAMQGRGEKGLITTTGRFTKEARNEANRDGVTPIELIDGDRLVDLFEKYRLGLKPVTVFEIDQEFFKSFN, encoded by the coding sequence ATGAAAGGACCTGAATTTTTAAAATATATCAACCCGGTATTAACTATACTTCAATCAAATGGTGGCGCAGGTGATTCATCAGATGTTATTGAGCAAGTAATAGATAAACTCCAGATTACTGAAGCAGAGATGGAGGAAACCACATCCAACGGACAATCACGGGTAAGAAACCAAATTCAATGGGCTAGATTTTATTTATTCAAAGCTGGTCTGATAGACAACGCTCAACGAGGATTATGGCGACTTACAAACAAAGGGTTGGATAAGAAACTTAACAATGACGATGTTTATAAACTTTTTAAAGGTGTTCAAGATAGCGTAAAAAAAGCGTCCCCGGCAAAGCCACAAAAAGAGGAACCAAAGTTCGAGAATATTTCAACCGAAGATGAAGAGCACTCTTCAAGCTTAATCGCAATAATTCAAAACCTATCTTCCTCAGGCTTTGAAAAACTCTGTAAACGATTGTTAACGGAGATTGGCATAAACGAAATCACGATAACTGGTGGCTCGGGTGATCAGGGAATAGATGGGAAAGGTATCGTCAAACTAAATGATGTCGTAAGTTTAAATATCGTTTTCCAATGCAAACGTTATAAAGAAACGGTTTCGCCACATCATGTTCGTGATTTTAGGGGAGCAATGCAAGGACGAGGTGAAAAAGGGCTAATCACAACTACCGGTAGATTTACTAAAGAAGCGAGAAATGAGGCCAACAGAGATGGGGTTACCCCCATTGAGCTAATTGATGGGGATAGATTAGTCGACCTATTCGAAAAATATCGCTTGGGTCTTAAACCGGTGACTGTGTTTGAGATTGATCAAGAGTTCTTCAAGAGTTTTAATTAA
- a CDS encoding cell division protein ZapA has product MGEISIKINIADRVYPLKVNMEEEEIIRRAAKLINDRIKEYTENYAVRDKQDLLSMCVLHYATSTIKAEKRVTVEDTAVTEKVYQLDNLLTDFFSKK; this is encoded by the coding sequence ATGGGAGAAATCTCTATAAAAATAAATATTGCTGACCGGGTTTACCCTTTAAAGGTGAACATGGAAGAGGAAGAAATTATACGCAGGGCAGCTAAATTAATAAACGACCGCATAAAAGAATATACAGAAAATTACGCGGTTAGGGACAAACAAGATCTGCTATCGATGTGTGTGCTGCATTACGCAACATCAACCATCAAGGCCGAAAAACGTGTAACGGTAGAAGATACTGCCGTAACTGAAAAAGTGTACCAGTTAGATAATTTACTGACCGATTTTTTCTCTAAGAAGTAA
- the pheT gene encoding phenylalanine--tRNA ligase subunit beta, which translates to MKISYNWLKEFIATDKTPAEISTILTGTGLEVESLEKVQAIPGGLEGLVIGYVKECTDHPNSDHLHLTKVDVGGAEDLSIVCGAHNVAAGQKVVVATVGTTVHPTAGEPFKINKSKIRGEVSEGMICAEDEIGLGTDHDGIMVLDADAVVGTPAKDYFKLNDDYMYEIGLTPNRADAASHLGTARDVAAFLKIAVTRPDVSAFKVDNHDLNIAVEVQNTASAPRYSGLTMTGLEVKESPQWLKERLAVIGVRSINNVVDVTNYVLHELGQPLHAFDADAIAGDKVIVKNCPEGTPFTTLDEVERKLHADDLMISNADEPMCIAGVFGGTKSGVKASTTSIFLESAYFNSVAVRKTSKRFGLKTDASFRFERGTDPDMTVFALKRAALLIQQVAGGKVSSEIFDNYPAPVAPFEVEVSYKNIHRLIGKEITHDEIRGIITALDIRIVNETEEGLSLKVPPYRVDVTRDVDVIEEILRIYGYNNIEIPTQIRASLNNASRPEKDTVQNAISEWLTANGFNEIMSNSLTKSSYYDNLDNLVKILNPLSSDLDVMRGTMLYSGLEAVAYNANRRNGNLKLYEFGKTYHVAEDKYKEDQHFAIFMTGNNQAEQWNQQVKPVSFYNLKAVVDGLLERMNIKDFVTEEPTCSKLAYGLQYTRGNKRLVKFGAVNGASLKKADVDQSVFHADFNFDYILQLVKKNVITNQDIPKFPSVRRDLSMLVDKAITFNQLKQIAQKTERKLIKEVNVFDVYEGDKLPAGKKSYALSFIIQDDEKTLTDKAIESLMQKLIYNLSNQANAEIRNK; encoded by the coding sequence ATGAAAATATCATATAACTGGCTTAAAGAATTTATTGCTACCGATAAAACCCCGGCCGAAATATCTACTATACTTACCGGCACCGGTTTAGAGGTGGAAAGCCTTGAAAAAGTGCAGGCTATTCCCGGCGGATTGGAAGGCCTGGTGATAGGCTATGTAAAGGAATGTACCGATCATCCCAACTCCGACCACCTGCACCTGACCAAGGTTGATGTGGGCGGCGCGGAAGACCTTTCTATCGTTTGCGGCGCGCATAACGTCGCGGCAGGGCAAAAGGTAGTGGTGGCTACCGTTGGCACTACCGTGCACCCTACCGCCGGCGAACCTTTTAAAATCAATAAGTCGAAGATACGCGGTGAGGTGTCCGAAGGGATGATCTGTGCCGAAGATGAGATAGGTCTGGGCACCGACCATGACGGCATTATGGTACTGGATGCGGATGCTGTAGTTGGCACCCCCGCTAAAGACTATTTTAAACTAAACGACGACTACATGTACGAGATAGGCCTTACGCCTAACCGTGCCGACGCGGCATCGCACCTGGGTACAGCCCGCGATGTAGCGGCCTTTTTAAAGATAGCTGTTACCCGACCGGATGTTTCGGCATTTAAGGTTGATAACCACGATCTGAACATTGCCGTTGAGGTACAAAATACCGCATCGGCGCCAAGATATTCGGGATTGACCATGACCGGCCTTGAAGTGAAGGAATCACCTCAATGGTTAAAAGAGCGCCTGGCCGTTATCGGTGTGCGCAGCATTAACAACGTGGTAGATGTAACCAACTATGTACTGCACGAGTTGGGCCAGCCCCTGCACGCTTTTGATGCCGATGCCATTGCCGGTGACAAAGTGATCGTAAAGAACTGCCCCGAAGGCACACCTTTCACTACGCTTGATGAGGTGGAACGCAAACTGCATGCCGACGACCTGATGATCAGCAATGCCGATGAACCAATGTGCATAGCGGGTGTTTTCGGCGGCACCAAATCGGGCGTTAAGGCATCAACCACCAGCATATTTTTAGAGAGCGCCTACTTCAATTCGGTAGCGGTGCGCAAAACTTCAAAAAGGTTCGGATTAAAAACAGATGCCTCTTTCCGTTTTGAGCGTGGCACCGACCCTGACATGACCGTGTTCGCCTTAAAACGTGCTGCCCTGTTAATTCAGCAGGTGGCAGGCGGCAAGGTATCGTCGGAGATATTCGACAACTACCCAGCACCCGTTGCTCCGTTCGAGGTGGAAGTATCGTATAAAAATATCCACCGCCTGATCGGTAAAGAGATCACGCACGATGAGATCCGCGGCATCATCACCGCTTTGGATATCCGGATAGTTAACGAGACCGAAGAAGGCCTGTCGCTTAAAGTACCTCCATACCGCGTGGATGTTACCCGCGATGTGGATGTGATTGAAGAGATACTGCGCATCTATGGTTATAACAATATCGAGATCCCTACACAGATCCGCGCATCGCTGAACAATGCCTCGCGCCCTGAAAAGGATACCGTGCAAAATGCCATATCCGAATGGTTAACGGCCAATGGTTTTAACGAGATCATGTCTAACTCGCTCACCAAGTCATCTTATTACGATAACCTGGATAACCTGGTGAAGATACTGAACCCGCTAAGCAGCGACCTTGATGTGATGCGCGGTACTATGCTGTACTCGGGCCTGGAAGCGGTGGCTTATAACGCCAACCGCCGTAACGGCAACCTGAAACTGTACGAGTTCGGTAAGACCTACCACGTAGCCGAGGACAAATACAAAGAAGACCAGCACTTCGCCATCTTCATGACCGGCAACAACCAGGCCGAGCAATGGAATCAGCAGGTGAAACCGGTATCGTTCTACAACCTTAAAGCTGTAGTTGATGGTTTGCTGGAACGTATGAACATAAAAGACTTTGTTACCGAAGAACCGACCTGTAGCAAACTGGCTTACGGCTTGCAATATACCCGCGGCAACAAGCGCCTGGTAAAATTTGGCGCGGTAAATGGCGCATCGCTAAAAAAGGCTGACGTTGACCAGTCGGTTTTCCATGCCGATTTTAATTTCGACTACATCCTGCAACTGGTGAAAAAGAATGTGATCACCAACCAGGATATCCCGAAATTCCCATCGGTGCGCCGCGACCTGTCGATGCTGGTAGATAAGGCCATCACCTTTAACCAACTGAAACAAATAGCCCAAAAAACCGAGCGCAAGCTGATAAAAGAGGTGAACGTTTTCGACGTATACGAAGGCGATAAATTACCGGCCGGCAAAAAATCGTACGCATTGAGTTTCATCATCCAGGACGACGAGAAAACCCTGACCGATAAAGCCATCGAAAGCTTAATGCAAAAATTAATTTATAATCTCAGTAACCAGGCAAATGCCGAGATCAGAAATAAATAA
- the radC gene encoding RadC family protein, which yields MEAYENKISIKAWAEEDRPREKLNAQGRRALSDAELIAILIGSGSRNETAVELSKRILHHYDNDLNKLGKAGIAELSKFKGIGEAKAISIIAALELGRRRGETETKTPDTITGSKSAYHVLRRHLVDLSHEEFWMLLLSRSNKVIAKELISKGGLSGTIADPKIIFHIALQHQASSVILAHNHPSNNRKPSQEDISLTRKLHQAGQILDINVVDHLIITDDGYYSFADEGTL from the coding sequence ATGGAAGCATACGAGAACAAGATCAGTATTAAAGCCTGGGCCGAGGAAGACCGCCCGCGCGAAAAGCTGAACGCCCAGGGCCGCCGCGCTTTGAGCGATGCCGAACTGATAGCCATACTGATCGGCTCGGGCAGCCGTAACGAAACGGCGGTTGAACTAAGCAAGCGTATACTTCACCATTACGATAACGACCTGAATAAACTGGGCAAGGCCGGTATTGCCGAACTATCTAAATTTAAAGGCATTGGCGAGGCTAAGGCCATCTCCATCATCGCCGCGCTTGAACTGGGCCGCCGCCGGGGCGAGACCGAGACCAAAACACCCGATACCATTACCGGCAGTAAAAGTGCTTACCACGTGCTACGTCGCCATTTGGTCGATTTGTCGCACGAGGAATTCTGGATGCTGCTACTTAGTCGCTCCAACAAGGTAATCGCTAAGGAACTCATCAGCAAGGGCGGCCTCTCAGGCACTATTGCCGACCCGAAGATCATTTTCCATATCGCCCTGCAGCACCAGGCATCCAGCGTGATACTGGCGCATAACCATCCATCAAACAACCGCAAGCCCAGCCAGGAAGACATCAGCCTTACCCGCAAACTGCACCAGGCCGGCCAGATACTGGATATTAATGTGGTGGATCATTTGATCATTACCGATGATGGGTATTATAGCTTTGCGGATGAGGGGACACTTTAA
- a CDS encoding DUF4397 domain-containing protein translates to MKQFFNSLTSKTSKFLLLGIAGAMLTTSCKKHDDYDFGATVSANVRLVNTSTDAGPAKLYMSDVLRTTSAVSFGNASGYNLTYTGQVDVAVQSASGTTLATTNTGIDASGNYTFFLAGTSGNYSVLTSHDDTTAPSSGKAKVRFVQGASGLASASLLANGAAIFTAQGFKAVSDYMEVNAGTVVFATTNAGNGTVLASSASTTLQAGKTYIVYTSGVSGADGTNALSVKVLANN, encoded by the coding sequence ATGAAACAATTCTTCAATTCACTCACAAGCAAAACGTCTAAATTTTTATTGTTGGGTATAGCCGGCGCTATGCTTACAACATCGTGCAAAAAACATGACGATTACGATTTCGGTGCAACAGTTTCAGCAAATGTCAGGCTGGTAAACACCAGTACCGATGCCGGCCCGGCCAAATTATATATGAGCGATGTATTGCGCACCACAAGCGCTGTTAGTTTTGGTAATGCATCAGGCTATAACTTAACTTATACAGGGCAGGTTGATGTTGCCGTACAATCGGCAAGCGGAACTACTTTAGCAACAACTAATACCGGTATTGATGCCTCGGGTAATTACACGTTTTTCCTGGCGGGTACATCCGGTAATTATAGTGTGCTTACATCGCACGATGATACCACCGCTCCGTCATCCGGCAAGGCAAAGGTACGTTTTGTACAGGGTGCATCGGGCCTGGCATCGGCAAGTTTACTGGCAAACGGCGCTGCCATATTTACCGCCCAGGGCTTTAAAGCCGTTAGTGATTATATGGAAGTGAACGCGGGTACAGTTGTTTTTGCTACTACCAATGCCGGTAACGGCACGGTGCTGGCCTCAAGCGCTTCTACCACGTTGCAGGCAGGTAAAACTTATATTGTTTACACCAGTGGGGTTAGCGGCGCCGACGGCACAAACGCGCTCAGTGTAAAAGTGCTTGCCAATAATTAA